The following are encoded together in the Triticum dicoccoides isolate Atlit2015 ecotype Zavitan chromosome 6B, WEW_v2.0, whole genome shotgun sequence genome:
- the LOC119325248 gene encoding BTB/POZ domain-containing protein At2g24240-like codes for MCTPAAGGRGRVRLNVGGRVFQTTAATLAAAGRDTMLGAMLDASWNAAAAGDEADYFIDRDPACFAVLLDLLRTGGLHVPPHIPDAVLCREALYYGLLDRVRAARWDDFDGDRLRLAASVPGRAVGDGTAVRAAPDGGCCVAHGGAVRVYNWMLEERRPVYLDHAPVNDAAYLDASTLLVAARERPGRRDSGVAAFSVLTGEMRHRFRVAHDRQVRSFTPGALAFDQECSIFASCKGRLKEYGIGVWDGTTGEQTGFFYEPPGCALGDADKLQWLDGTKTLMAATMFPRADSSFISLLDFRDKNVVWSWCDVGTPASLEDKHAVHAIAMEDGRSICVINQYDDLGFLDIRSSAGGVRWRSRSKLMSRKKVHAEETCYPKLATHAGQLFASTNDAISVFTGPDHALTSTLRGSDGGAICDFSIGGDRLFALHNEENVFDVWGTPPPPII; via the coding sequence ATGTGCACGCCAGCGGCGGGTGGCCGCGGGCGCGTGCGCTTGAACGTCGGCGGACGGGTGTTCCAGACCACGGCCGCCACGCTCGCCGCCGCGGGGCGGGACACCATGCTCGGCGCCATGCTGGACGCCTCCTGGAACGCCGCGGCCGCGGGCGACGAGGCCGACTACTTCATCGACCGCGACCCGGCCTGCTTCGCGGTGCTGCTCGACCTGCTCCGCACGGGCGGCCTCCACGTGCCGCCCCACATCCCCGACGCCGTGCTCTGCCGCGAGGCGCTCTATTACGGCCTCCTCGACCGCGTCCGCGCCGCGCGCTGGGACGACTTCGACGGCGACCGCCTCCGCCTGGCCGCGTCCGTGCCGGGCCGGGCCGTGGGGGACGGCACGGCCGTCCGCGCGGCGCCCGACGGAGGCTGCTGCGTCGCGCACGGCGGCGCCGTGCGCGTCTACAACTGGATGCTCGAGGAGCGTCGGCCGGTCTACCTCGACCACGCGCCGGTCAACGACGCGGCCTACCTCGACGCCTCCACGCTCCTCGTCGCCGCGCGCGAGCGCCCCGGCAGGCGGGACAGCGGCGTGGCCGCTTTCTCGGTGCTCACCGGCGAGATGCGCCACCGCTTCCGCGTCGCGCACGATCGTCAGGTCAGGTCCTTCACCCCCGGCGCACTGGCCTTCGACCAGGAGTGCAGCATCTTTGCGAGCTGCAAGGGCCGGCTCAAAGAGTATGGCATTGGTGTATGGGACGGCACCACCGGCGAGCAGACGGGTTTCTTCTACGAGCCGCCCGGCTGCGCCCTCGGGGACGCCGATAAGCTCCAGTGGCTGGACGGCACCAAAACGCTCATGGCGGCCACCATGTTTCCGCGGGCGGATTCTTCTTTCATCAGCCTGCTGGATTTCCGGGACAAGAACGTCGTCTGGTCGTGGTGCGACGTCGGCACGCCGGCGTCGCTCGAGGACAAGCACGCGGTCCACGCCATCGCAATGGAGGACGGGAGGTCGATCTGCGTCATCAACCAGTACGATGACCTCGGGTTCCTCGACATCCGGAGCAGCGCCGGCGGTGTGCGCTGGAGATCACGGAGCAAGCTGATGAGCAGGAAGAAGGTGCACGCCGAGGAGACGTGCTATCCCAAGCTCGCCACGCACGCCGGCCAGCTCTTCGCGTCGACGAACGACGCCATCTCGGTATTCACTGGCCCCGACCATGCACTGACCTCAACGCTGCGCGGGAGCGACGGCGGCGCCATCTGCGACTTCTCCATTGGGGGCGACCGTCTTTTCGCCTTGCATAACGAGGAGAATGTGTTCGATGTCTGGGGGACGCCGCCACCGCCGATCATCTGA